A stretch of the Candidatus Krumholzibacteriota bacterium genome encodes the following:
- a CDS encoding T9SS type A sorting domain-containing protein — translation MRRIFNLMFLAAVVVSFSLIYPSDSITAGEDDLKIRALQEKIDAMGYDWIAKRTPLTDLTEEEFLSLCGTTVPPDVEKRFDRLSSSLPGRLRGTMAPPSWDWRDAGMVSSVKNQASCGSCWDFAAIGVLEAILLQNEAYEYDLSEQQVLSCVTGGTGCDGGWYSWAWSYIRENGAVDETCMPYQASDTVTCVDYLCSKIATCGEWIDIPDDVDAIKQAVMISPVATTFTVYNDFKSYGGGCYEHADEGPINHAVVIIGWDDAMCSGEGAWLIKNSWGPDWGLDGFFWIKYGSCRVGYATQLLYYNPGDQISYDSSAIDDSSGDGDGRCDPGESIDISVNLLSDIISPVRTGITATLSTDDDMIEVIQGSSSYPDMDPGDLSFGSPPFEFSVSQFAAPGSVIEFVLDITADGGAYTRSDTFELRIGDCPILLVDDDDGATYDDYLENSLSNNGYVYDIWSENEEGFPGYIDLAGYSAVVWMTGTGGDIEAENRTTLSTYLSMGGRLLITGQDIGWQLNYEGYVNEIQFYNTYLHSDYIWDDSGYRSLTGLPGDPVGGGLSFDIGGGDGTGNQDYPSEINPRSGATAVFEYSPGVEGAIRFDGSHRIVYLAFGLEAVNTSAMRDSIMHRSLEWLVDEWPDMERPDVTLTSPVGEVELEGGEMFEITWSASDNTGVTSIDILRSYDSGETYDEIVAEGESNDGSFEWTVPDSASSESRLRVIARDAAGLAGHDDSDEDFSTTVVTGSQDIPDIDRYALAQNIPNPFNPGTTIQFDIPIRTKVRISVYNANGQLVRTIADRIFDKGRQILTWDGKDRNGHNLSSGVYFYRMDAQQFVKTRKMVLLR, via the coding sequence ATGAGACGGATTTTTAATCTGATGTTTCTTGCGGCGGTGGTCGTATCTTTTTCTTTGATCTATCCCAGTGATTCGATCACGGCGGGTGAGGATGATCTGAAGATAAGAGCCCTGCAGGAAAAGATCGATGCCATGGGGTATGACTGGATCGCAAAAAGGACTCCTCTTACCGATCTTACCGAAGAAGAATTTCTTTCATTATGCGGGACGACGGTTCCTCCCGACGTAGAGAAGCGTTTCGATCGATTATCGTCTTCTCTGCCAGGCAGATTGAGAGGAACGATGGCTCCTCCCTCCTGGGACTGGCGCGATGCCGGTATGGTATCGTCAGTAAAAAATCAGGCATCATGCGGAAGTTGCTGGGATTTCGCCGCTATCGGAGTGCTTGAAGCGATTTTGCTGCAGAATGAAGCTTATGAATATGATCTTTCCGAGCAGCAGGTCCTCTCATGCGTGACTGGAGGTACCGGGTGCGACGGTGGATGGTATTCATGGGCGTGGAGTTATATAAGGGAGAACGGAGCAGTTGATGAGACGTGCATGCCTTACCAGGCAAGCGATACGGTCACATGCGTCGACTATCTCTGCTCAAAGATAGCTACCTGCGGGGAATGGATCGATATACCTGATGATGTCGACGCGATCAAACAGGCGGTCATGATCTCCCCTGTCGCCACTACATTTACCGTCTATAACGATTTCAAGAGTTATGGAGGAGGGTGCTACGAGCATGCCGATGAGGGGCCGATCAACCACGCCGTAGTAATAATAGGCTGGGATGACGCGATGTGCAGTGGTGAGGGAGCCTGGTTGATCAAGAACAGCTGGGGACCGGATTGGGGCCTTGATGGATTTTTCTGGATAAAATACGGATCATGCCGGGTCGGATATGCTACGCAGCTTCTATACTACAACCCCGGTGATCAGATATCATATGACAGTTCAGCGATCGATGATTCCTCGGGAGACGGAGACGGGCGATGCGATCCGGGCGAATCGATCGATATCTCCGTAAACCTTCTTTCAGATATCATCTCCCCGGTCAGGACGGGGATCACGGCGACTCTTTCGACAGATGATGATATGATAGAGGTCATCCAGGGGAGCAGTTCATATCCGGATATGGATCCGGGAGATCTGTCTTTCGGCTCTCCTCCTTTTGAATTTTCTGTCAGTCAGTTCGCCGCTCCCGGAAGTGTCATCGAGTTTGTCCTTGATATAACCGCCGATGGAGGGGCGTATACCCGCAGCGATACTTTCGAATTGAGGATAGGAGATTGCCCGATCCTTTTAGTCGATGACGATGACGGAGCGACATATGATGATTATCTGGAGAACTCCCTTTCAAATAACGGATATGTGTATGATATCTGGTCTGAAAACGAAGAGGGATTTCCAGGATATATCGATCTCGCAGGGTATTCCGCGGTGGTCTGGATGACGGGAACAGGCGGTGATATCGAAGCGGAGAACAGGACGACGCTCTCGACTTATCTCAGCATGGGAGGAAGGCTCCTGATAACCGGCCAGGATATCGGATGGCAGCTGAATTATGAAGGGTACGTGAACGAGATACAGTTCTATAACACCTATCTTCATTCTGATTATATCTGGGATGATTCCGGATACAGGTCGCTGACGGGACTTCCGGGCGACCCGGTGGGTGGGGGGCTTTCTTTTGATATCGGAGGGGGCGATGGGACCGGAAACCAGGATTATCCGAGTGAGATCAATCCAAGGTCCGGCGCCACGGCGGTCTTTGAATATTCGCCGGGAGTGGAAGGAGCGATCAGATTTGACGGGAGCCACAGGATCGTTTATCTGGCCTTTGGCCTGGAAGCGGTAAATACGAGCGCGATGCGAGACTCTATAATGCACCGGAGCCTCGAATGGCTGGTCGATGAATGGCCGGACATGGAAAGGCCTGATGTCACTCTGACCTCGCCTGTGGGGGAAGTTGAGCTTGAGGGTGGAGAGATGTTCGAGATAACCTGGTCGGCTTCAGATAACACGGGAGTCACGTCGATAGATATCCTGCGGTCATACGACAGCGGCGAGACATATGATGAGATCGTGGCTGAAGGAGAGAGTAACGATGGATCGTTCGAATGGACTGTGCCCGACAGTGCTTCTTCTGAATCAAGGTTGAGGGTCATAGCGAGGGATGCTGCCGGACTTGCCGGTCACGATGATTCAGATGAGGATTTCAGCACTACCGTAGTGACCGGTTCGCAGGATATCCCTGATATCGACCGGTATGCTCTTGCCCAGAACATTCCGAACCCTTTCAATCCCGGAACGACGATACAATTCGATATCCCGATCAGGACAAAGGTGAGAATATCAGTGTACAATGCGAACGGTCAGCTTGTAAGGACCATTGCCGACAGGATCTTCGATAAAGGCAGACAGATCCTCACCTGGGATGGAAAGGACAGGAACGGGCACAATCTTTCGTCAGGAGTCTATTTCTACCGCATGGACGCTCAACAGTTTGTAAAGACGAGAAAGATGGTGCTTCTCAGATAG
- a CDS encoding BamA/TamA family outer membrane protein: protein MRINVLLLTVSLLVSGAGLAFAENKPDKLTPDELTDILDFSPRTVYYGGCMIVEGQTVDGPVVVIAGSLDIQDGGILRGDAWIINGRLILTGKAIIEGKVRLVNSDEYSSHEAVITGEISSYRSESKLDDLLFEEEGIVRFIKYTDPKAVRTKLAFAGESSGRVGYLSFGIGIKRENDLHRDPYVKGKAWVSISPFKRSTNLIAFDGEYWIPVAGRRFDIVLHAFSRPWSNDNWMLSDRENSFIMLMTGDDFFDYRGSDGGEVGLRFKYSEDLTVKALVSYQNESSLAANPQQSVLYPTNKYRVNPEIDEGKRLAVSGTVEFDNRGEEVWRENSWLARIWFEKGIADGPGDFSYSAFEIDVRRYNYLPFDTRLDLRGRFFSSFTKLPRQLYRSLNGYGGVRGLSDRPFETDRGDRMSLFSVEARRPLPEVPVFKMIYSRWDLLLFSDIGLLANSVNAEAPFQFLDIPFAKWKKTAGIGFSGESFLPYIGFYIAQDLDADKLDPRYIIRFNRSF, encoded by the coding sequence ATGAGAATAAATGTGCTGTTACTGACAGTGAGCCTGCTGGTCTCCGGAGCCGGTCTGGCATTTGCTGAAAATAAACCGGATAAACTTACCCCGGATGAATTGACAGATATTCTCGATTTCAGTCCAAGGACAGTCTATTACGGAGGCTGCATGATAGTCGAGGGTCAGACCGTCGACGGTCCTGTTGTAGTGATCGCCGGATCTCTCGATATACAGGATGGAGGGATCCTGCGGGGGGACGCGTGGATCATCAACGGCAGATTGATCCTCACGGGAAAAGCGATTATCGAGGGAAAAGTAAGGCTAGTAAACAGCGATGAATACAGTTCGCATGAAGCTGTAATAACGGGAGAGATAAGTTCGTACAGATCGGAATCAAAGCTCGATGACCTGCTTTTCGAAGAAGAAGGGATAGTAAGATTCATAAAATATACCGATCCGAAAGCAGTGCGGACGAAGCTCGCCTTTGCCGGTGAATCATCCGGTAGAGTGGGATATCTTTCATTCGGAATCGGGATCAAAAGGGAAAATGACCTGCACAGGGATCCATATGTCAAAGGGAAAGCGTGGGTCAGCATTTCCCCTTTCAAACGATCGACGAATCTTATCGCTTTCGACGGGGAGTATTGGATACCGGTTGCCGGGAGAAGATTCGATATTGTTCTGCATGCTTTCAGCAGGCCCTGGTCAAATGACAACTGGATGCTTTCCGACAGGGAGAACAGTTTTATCATGCTGATGACGGGCGACGATTTCTTTGATTACCGGGGAAGTGATGGGGGAGAGGTGGGATTGAGATTCAAATATTCAGAGGATCTGACCGTGAAAGCCCTTGTCTCATATCAGAATGAAAGTTCTCTCGCGGCAAATCCGCAGCAGTCCGTCCTCTATCCGACAAACAAGTACAGGGTAAATCCTGAAATTGACGAAGGGAAGAGACTTGCCGTTTCGGGGACAGTCGAATTCGACAACAGGGGAGAAGAAGTCTGGAGGGAGAATTCCTGGCTGGCGAGAATTTGGTTTGAAAAGGGGATCGCGGACGGTCCGGGCGATTTTTCATACTCGGCATTCGAAATAGATGTCAGACGATATAATTACCTGCCGTTCGACACGAGACTCGATTTGAGAGGGAGGTTCTTTTCATCCTTTACGAAACTGCCTCGACAGCTTTACAGGTCGTTGAACGGATATGGCGGCGTACGCGGGCTGTCAGATCGTCCATTTGAGACTGACAGAGGAGACAGGATGTCTCTCTTCTCTGTCGAAGCCAGGAGACCCCTTCCGGAGGTTCCAGTCTTTAAAATGATCTATTCCAGGTGGGATCTTCTTCTGTTCTCGGATATAGGTCTGCTTGCAAACTCAGTCAATGCCGAAGCCCCTTTCCAGTTCCTCGACATACCGTTCGCAAAATGGAAAAAGACCGCTGGTATAGGTTTCTCAGGCGAATCATTCCTTCCATACATAGGATTTTATATCGCCCAGGATCTGGATGCTGACAAGCTCGATCCAAGATATATCATCAGATTCAACAGGTCGTTCTGA
- a CDS encoding ABC transporter ATP-binding protein: MNNNDVPILSIRQLRKNFGDVQALGGIDLTLDGAGVYGFLGPNGAGKTTTFKLISGLLSPTSGSIRLCGIDLHDGASRAMKHLGVLLDSPAYYPYLTGEENLEVFARWSGKRDDRKIRDLLCMVGLDNAAKRKVGGYSWGMKRRLGIAAALMDDPGLLLLDEPTNGLDPSGIADIRKLIPRLAYDNKCAVFLSSHRMEEVDQICEKITIINKGEIIAAGSVGELSRAEPYLEVTVNNAAEAKEILLRSPGIKGVEHLGAGRVRIDTGGISPPEINRVLIGGGMEVRQILEKRESLEEIFFRLTGMTGNDE; this comes from the coding sequence ATGAACAATAATGATGTGCCAATACTTTCGATAAGACAGCTTCGCAAGAATTTCGGAGATGTTCAGGCGCTTGGGGGAATCGATCTGACCCTTGATGGAGCGGGCGTTTACGGTTTTCTAGGGCCCAATGGCGCGGGAAAGACCACGACTTTCAAACTGATCAGCGGACTTCTCTCTCCGACTTCAGGATCTATAAGGTTGTGCGGTATCGATCTTCATGATGGCGCGAGCCGAGCGATGAAGCATCTTGGAGTACTCCTTGATTCGCCGGCATATTATCCATATCTGACCGGGGAAGAGAATCTCGAAGTCTTCGCCAGATGGTCGGGAAAACGAGACGACAGGAAGATCAGGGATCTGCTCTGCATGGTCGGACTTGATAATGCTGCAAAAAGAAAGGTAGGCGGTTATTCGTGGGGTATGAAAAGAAGACTCGGTATAGCCGCTGCTCTTATGGATGATCCCGGGCTGCTCCTGCTTGACGAACCGACCAATGGCCTTGACCCGTCAGGAATAGCCGATATAAGAAAGTTGATACCAAGGCTTGCCTATGATAATAAGTGCGCGGTCTTTCTTTCTTCACACAGGATGGAAGAGGTCGATCAGATCTGCGAAAAGATCACGATCATCAACAAGGGAGAAATAATAGCCGCAGGATCGGTCGGGGAACTATCCAGGGCTGAGCCTTATCTTGAAGTCACCGTCAATAATGCGGCGGAGGCTAAAGAGATCCTTCTGCGATCGCCAGGGATAAAAGGAGTCGAGCACCTCGGGGCAGGCAGGGTAAGGATAGACACGGGTGGTATCTCCCCGCCCGAGATTAACAGGGTCCTGATCGGTGGCGGTATGGAAGTCAGGCAGATATTGGAGAAAAGGGAGTCGCTTGAAGAGATATTCTTCCGTTTGACAGGGATGACAGGTAATGATGAGTGA
- a CDS encoding ABC transporter permease encodes MSETGNIISAEKYKLSRRRSTLLLPAGIIILSAIIFFSVDFATQRDWIGITSGFYLASSSIGWMINIIALLTIIITSFQISGEFAMGTVKAAWVRPASRSSWYAGKLVTVSAASSLLFLIALATITLLAYFKYGFSSLMEKDYLVHSVSSLAARYVMASLLTILSLISLVVVTAFVASLFLRPGSAIAVTVMLAFFMSIISIYQQAGPFLLSNSLTAPFEQMKVMSKGLPVPYRWNTFIWQNITCAMAYLVLFAASGQYVINKKEITF; translated from the coding sequence ATGAGTGAGACAGGAAATATAATTTCGGCGGAAAAATACAAATTGTCCAGGCGCAGATCGACGCTGTTGCTGCCGGCAGGCATAATCATTCTTTCAGCAATAATATTCTTTTCCGTGGATTTTGCCACGCAGAGGGACTGGATAGGGATAACCAGCGGGTTTTATCTTGCCTCGTCGTCGATAGGGTGGATGATCAATATTATCGCCCTGTTGACGATCATAATAACGTCGTTTCAGATCTCAGGCGAGTTCGCCATGGGAACCGTCAAAGCGGCCTGGGTCAGGCCGGCAAGTCGAAGTTCGTGGTATGCCGGAAAACTTGTCACCGTATCGGCGGCTTCATCCCTACTGTTTCTGATAGCGCTTGCCACCATAACGCTGCTGGCGTACTTTAAATACGGTTTCTCAAGCCTCATGGAAAAAGATTATCTTGTGCATTCAGTCTCCTCTCTGGCCGCGCGTTACGTCATGGCCTCATTACTGACGATCCTGTCCCTTATCTCTCTTGTTGTTGTGACAGCATTCGTCGCTTCTCTCTTTCTAAGACCAGGCAGCGCGATCGCCGTGACGGTAATGCTTGCTTTCTTTATGAGTATTATCTCGATCTATCAACAGGCAGGGCCTTTTCTTCTGAGCAACTCTCTCACGGCTCCTTTCGAACAGATGAAGGTTATGTCGAAAGGATTGCCGGTCCCATATCGGTGGAATACTTTTATCTGGCAGAACATAACATGCGCCATGGCGTATCTCGTGCTGTTCGCGGCATCGGGACAGTACGTAATAAATAAAAAAGAGATCACTTTTTAA
- a CDS encoding VCBS repeat-containing protein, giving the protein MSIIRSTVMKDPNVVFIPVLLFIFILSWSDCPASAQESEAFSISTLSVADKLLDLEAIDLDHDGLKDILIVHRKGLQPEETRWISIFWQREGGDFSTAADQSWEIDTLAVIMDIGDVQGDLSKEICFLTREGVFFYAMEERIFSTDPQKLFDSEGLTLFPSKRNIPLIDFIRDWNDDGIEEIGIFQFGGLSIFTPDSLHRYERKNELSVELTTYMTAGRIVDDEQLIPGLIASFSFPVTRIIDYNSDGTKDLIAIKGDRIITYLQDGAGSFSRDPFADVMFDVRTQKEKIEDTAFAETVIQDLNNDGYADAIVTKQSSRGLSNFRCAINIFYGGANGFSEKPDQVIISEGTASERTIVRDVNGDGQLDMILPSIKISIASIVRFLLTKSVPINFNIFLLHEDGRYSDRPDFSKEVKFKIDFSGETDVQAVSLRGDFNGDRKIDFVFGTGEDELSIFLGVSGDKDRIFSGKPVLKLDVPAFGELLCLDLDENGYSDMVIYYPQSKKKQGLIKVLVNNGKIAME; this is encoded by the coding sequence ATGTCAATCATAAGATCAACCGTCATGAAAGATCCCAATGTGGTTTTTATTCCGGTTCTGTTGTTCATCTTTATCCTGTCGTGGTCAGACTGTCCAGCCAGCGCTCAGGAGAGCGAAGCGTTCAGCATCTCGACGTTGAGTGTCGCAGACAAGCTGCTTGACCTGGAAGCGATCGATCTGGACCATGATGGATTGAAGGATATCCTTATCGTTCATAGAAAAGGATTGCAGCCGGAAGAGACACGATGGATATCGATATTCTGGCAGCGCGAGGGTGGTGATTTTTCCACGGCAGCGGATCAGTCCTGGGAGATCGATACACTCGCGGTGATAATGGATATCGGAGATGTCCAGGGAGATCTCAGTAAGGAGATCTGTTTTCTTACAAGGGAAGGTGTATTTTTTTACGCGATGGAGGAGAGGATATTCAGCACCGATCCTCAAAAACTGTTCGATTCGGAAGGATTGACTCTGTTCCCTTCAAAAAGAAACATTCCCCTTATTGATTTTATCAGGGACTGGAATGACGACGGGATAGAGGAGATAGGAATCTTTCAGTTTGGCGGATTATCGATATTCACTCCCGATTCATTGCACAGGTACGAACGAAAAAACGAATTGTCGGTGGAACTGACGACCTATATGACAGCTGGAAGGATCGTCGATGACGAACAACTGATTCCCGGCCTGATAGCGAGTTTTAGTTTTCCGGTAACGAGGATAATCGATTATAACTCGGATGGGACTAAAGATCTCATAGCGATTAAAGGAGACCGGATAATCACCTATCTTCAGGACGGGGCCGGATCTTTTTCGCGAGATCCATTTGCCGATGTCATGTTCGATGTAAGGACCCAGAAAGAAAAGATCGAGGATACCGCGTTCGCGGAAACAGTGATCCAGGATCTGAACAATGACGGTTATGCCGACGCCATCGTTACAAAGCAGTCCTCAAGGGGATTATCCAATTTTCGTTGCGCCATAAACATATTTTACGGCGGCGCGAATGGGTTTTCGGAAAAGCCGGACCAGGTGATCATATCGGAAGGGACCGCGTCCGAAAGGACTATTGTCCGCGATGTCAACGGAGATGGACAGCTTGATATGATCCTTCCTTCGATTAAAATCAGTATAGCCTCAATAGTCAGGTTTCTCCTGACAAAATCCGTACCTATAAATTTCAATATCTTTCTTCTTCATGAAGACGGCCGGTATTCGGACCGGCCCGATTTTTCAAAAGAAGTAAAATTCAAGATAGATTTTTCGGGAGAAACCGATGTCCAGGCGGTAAGCCTCAGGGGGGATTTCAACGGTGACAGGAAAATAGATTTTGTATTCGGTACGGGAGAAGATGAGTTGTCGATATTCCTCGGTGTTTCAGGGGACAAGGATAGGATCTTCTCGGGAAAACCGGTTTTGAAACTGGACGTACCGGCATTCGGCGAACTGCTTTGCCTGGATCTTGACGAGAATGGATATTCCGATATGGTGATCTATTATCCTCAGAGTAAAAAGAAACAAGGTCTGATAAAAGTCCTCGTCAACAACGGGAAAATAGCTATGGAATAG
- a CDS encoding glycosyltransferase family 9 protein — translation MTEELKDRDAPKILVIRFSSLGDLILLDPMLKEIKRGYPRARIDLVTKREYSILFAPSPAITDIHLLEGPGLGNLYSLFRRLRNEKYDIIVDAHNVIRSIILSFFLLAGKKVRIKKHHAKKVLLIKGKQNLYSSSIHIKDQYLDLAKELGIDLSGKEHFLSLPDEAIRISDDLIEASTVSGTIPVAIAPGARWDTKRWPVEYFSELASRLDGKGYGIILIGDGSESPLCGRIARSIGKVLDSSGRLSVLETAALLKRCALLVTNDSAPLHLAESVGTPVVALFGPTVKEFGFYPRMEKSRALETDLDCRPCSRNGSVICKFGTIECLRKIQVEEVFVAAIDVIEGSRVGGKEKEIGS, via the coding sequence ATGACAGAGGAATTAAAAGATCGAGATGCCCCCAAGATCCTTGTGATCAGGTTCAGCTCGCTTGGCGACCTGATCCTTCTTGACCCTATGCTTAAAGAGATCAAAAGAGGGTATCCACGCGCGAGGATAGATCTCGTCACGAAGAGGGAATATTCCATCCTTTTTGCCCCGTCACCGGCGATAACCGATATCCATCTCCTTGAAGGACCTGGACTGGGAAACCTCTATTCCCTTTTCAGACGGTTAAGGAATGAAAAATACGATATCATCGTAGATGCCCATAACGTGATACGAAGCATCATTCTCTCGTTTTTCCTGCTGGCAGGGAAAAAGGTAAGAATAAAAAAACACCACGCGAAAAAGGTCCTCCTCATCAAAGGCAAACAGAATCTTTACTCATCGTCAATTCATATAAAGGATCAATATCTCGACCTTGCAAAGGAACTCGGGATCGATCTTTCGGGGAAGGAACACTTTCTTTCTCTTCCGGACGAGGCGATCAGGATATCTGATGATTTGATTGAAGCTTCAACAGTATCAGGGACGATTCCCGTTGCGATAGCTCCAGGCGCAAGATGGGATACGAAAAGGTGGCCCGTCGAGTATTTTTCCGAACTCGCCTCAAGACTCGATGGGAAAGGGTATGGAATCATACTTATCGGAGACGGGTCGGAATCGCCACTGTGCGGCAGGATCGCGCGATCCATAGGCAAAGTCCTTGATTCCTCCGGACGGCTCAGTGTCCTTGAGACAGCGGCACTGCTGAAGCGATGCGCTCTTCTGGTAACAAATGATTCCGCGCCTCTCCATCTGGCGGAAAGCGTGGGTACTCCCGTGGTGGCACTTTTCGGCCCTACGGTAAAGGAATTCGGATTCTACCCCCGAATGGAAAAAAGCAGGGCACTCGAGACAGATCTTGATTGCAGGCCCTGTTCGAGAAATGGTTCTGTGATATGTAAATTCGGGACGATCGAATGCCTGCGAAAGATCCAGGTGGAAGAAGTCTTTGTCGCGGCGATCGACGTGATCGAAGGATCCCGGGTCGGCGGAAAAGAAAAGGAAATAGGCTCGTGA
- a CDS encoding helix-turn-helix transcriptional regulator, translating to MERKNEIGSRIKNFRLAKGLTLKDIELKAEVSATHVSEIERGMTSPTVGALSKIAKAMGTDVAYFVEKKNLRKVSVVNKSKRKKMQFIDWGATYHSLTQDLPNPVISFLEVELDPGIARPEETSTHDGEEFALVTKGVMEIIIGDERFILKEGDSIHYKANKPHAMRNIGDAKCRAIWVTMPPYSL from the coding sequence ATGGAACGCAAGAATGAAATAGGTTCGCGTATAAAGAATTTCAGACTGGCAAAAGGTCTGACGCTTAAGGATATAGAATTAAAAGCCGAGGTCTCCGCAACTCACGTATCAGAGATCGAACGCGGCATGACATCTCCTACTGTGGGTGCCCTTTCCAAGATCGCGAAGGCGATGGGGACTGATGTGGCCTATTTTGTGGAGAAAAAAAACCTTCGAAAGGTATCAGTCGTCAATAAAAGTAAAAGAAAAAAAATGCAGTTTATCGACTGGGGCGCGACCTATCACTCCCTGACACAGGACCTTCCCAATCCGGTGATCTCTTTCCTTGAAGTCGAACTGGACCCCGGGATAGCCAGGCCAGAGGAGACAAGTACTCATGATGGCGAAGAATTCGCTCTGGTGACGAAAGGCGTGATGGAGATCATTATCGGTGATGAGAGGTTTATTCTTAAAGAGGGAGACAGTATTCACTATAAGGCGAATAAACCTCACGCGATGAGAAATATCGGTGACGCGAAGTGTCGAGCTATATGGGTGACGATGCCCCCTTACAGCCTGTAA
- a CDS encoding helix-turn-helix transcriptional regulator translates to MITKEEIGRRIKKIREQMHMTLKNVEAKANISATHISEIERGKTSPTIGALLRIANALGKDPAYFIEDEELEDVSFVSLEDRQKMTLGRAEGVVEMLTNSIPSGKINAQLITLAPSEKTEFSLHEHNCDESSLVLKGNVIFMIDNERYELKEGDSIYYIASQPHGYINASTEEEAKMIWFASERGVD, encoded by the coding sequence ATGATCACGAAGGAAGAAATAGGACGCAGGATCAAGAAGATCAGGGAACAGATGCATATGACTTTGAAGAATGTCGAGGCAAAAGCCAATATCTCGGCTACACATATTTCAGAAATCGAAAGAGGAAAGACATCTCCGACTATCGGGGCCCTTTTGCGGATCGCCAATGCCCTGGGGAAGGATCCGGCCTATTTTATCGAAGATGAGGAACTCGAAGACGTATCCTTTGTTTCTCTTGAGGACAGGCAGAAAATGACTCTTGGCAGGGCCGAGGGTGTTGTTGAGATGCTGACCAATTCCATCCCAAGCGGGAAGATCAATGCCCAGCTGATCACCCTTGCGCCGTCGGAAAAGACGGAGTTCAGTCTCCATGAGCATAATTGCGATGAATCGTCGCTTGTACTTAAAGGAAACGTCATATTCATGATAGATAATGAAAGATACGAATTAAAAGAAGGCGACAGCATATACTATATCGCGAGCCAGCCGCATGGGTATATTAATGCATCGACAGAGGAAGAAGCGAAAATGATATGGTTCGCGTCCGAGCGCGGCGTGGACTAG
- a CDS encoding DUF1844 domain-containing protein has product MSDTENMTDNDGNSVDEFLFHQLLAMFQALALQQLGKLMNPISGKVERDLQQAKITIDMIGMIQKKTEGNLKDSEKKMIENILLDLRMNYVDESNRPDEGSELDMEEGKTKETKEDTASNKEHEDAAGEAADNQQDE; this is encoded by the coding sequence TTGAGTGATACTGAAAATATGACCGATAATGATGGAAATTCGGTTGACGAATTCCTGTTTCATCAACTTCTGGCGATGTTCCAGGCACTCGCCCTGCAACAGCTTGGCAAGCTTATGAATCCGATAAGTGGAAAAGTGGAAAGGGATTTGCAACAGGCAAAAATAACAATAGACATGATAGGCATGATCCAGAAGAAAACGGAAGGTAATCTTAAAGACAGTGAAAAGAAGATGATAGAAAATATTCTTCTCGATCTGAGGATGAATTATGTAGATGAAAGTAACCGTCCGGACGAAGGATCCGAATTAGATATGGAGGAAGGTAAGACCAAAGAAACAAAAGAAGATACGGCATCAAATAAAGAACATGAAGATGCTGCTGGAGAAGCGGCCGATAATCAACAGGATGAGTAG